In Streptomyces nojiriensis, the sequence AGCAGGTCCAGCCGGTGCTGCTCGTCGGCGAGTTCACCGGCGAAGGAGGCCAGCCCCCGGTGCGGCCGGGTGGCGAGCCGGGCGGCGGCGACGCGCAGCGCGAGCGGCAGTCCGTCGCACAGGCCGGCCAGTCGCGCGGCGGCTTCCGGTTCGGCCGCCACCGCTTCCGGGCCCAGTACCGCGGCCAGCAGCGCCGTCGAGTCGGCGGCGGGTAGCGTGCCGACCGTCACCGGACGGGCGGCGTCCGTGGCCACCAGGCCGTCGAGCCGGTCGCGGCTGGTGACGAGGGTGACGCACTCGTCCCCGCCGGGCAGCAACGGGCGGATCTGCTCGGAGTCGACGGCGTTGTCCAGTACGACCAGCAGTCGGCGCCCGGCGGTCAGTTCGCGGTAGCGGGCCCCGAGAGCGGCGGGCGAACCCGGCATCCGCTCGACCGGGACGCCGAGCGCGAGCAGGAACTCGCGGAGCACGGCGCGGGTGTCGCGGGCCGGGGTGGGGCTGAAGCCGCAGAGGTCGGCGAAGAGCGTGCCGTCGGGGAAGTCGGCGCGGCGCCGGTGCGACCAGTGCACGGCGAGCGCGGTCTTGCCGACGCCGGCGCTGCCCGTGAGGGTGACGATGGGACCCGGCGCCGCGGTCGTGATGCGGTCGAGGGTGTCGAGTTCGTCCTGCCGTGCGATGAAACCCCGTGGCCGGCGGGGCAGCAGCTGCGGTGTGACGGCGGGCCCCGCGGCGGCCTCGTGCGACCTGGCGGCGGGCGGCCGGGCCGTACCGTGGTCGGCGTCCGCGTGAGCGTGGGCGTGGGTGTGGGCGTCGGCGTCGGCGTGGGCCTCGGGGTGGGCCCGGGCGTGGGCGTCCGTACGCAGGAGGGTGTTGTACGCGCCGGTGAGTACCGGTGCGGGGTCTACGCCGATCTCGTCGGCGAGCAGCTTGCGCGTGCGGTGGAACCAGTCGAGCGCGTCCGCCTGCCGGCCGGCCCGGGCCAGGGCCAGCATCAGTTGGGCCACGAGCGGCTCGCGCAGGGGGTGCGCGGCGGCCTCGGCGCGCAGCACGGACGCGGCGGCTCCGTGATCGCCCAACTGTCCGTAGGCGCTCGCCAGCGCCTCCACCGCCGTCAGACGCAGCTCCTCCAACGCGTGCGCCCGGGCCTCCAGCGGTGCGCTGTGCACGGTCCCGTCGAACGCCGGCCCCTGCCACAGTCCCAGCGCCTCGCGGAGGACCGCCACGGTCTCCCCCGGGTCCGCGCTCCGCCGGACGAGCCGGAGCGACTCCTCGAAACGGTGGGCGTCCACGAGCGTCTCGGGCAGGCGCAGCCGGTACGCCGCCCCCTGGGTGAGGAGTTCCACGCCGTGTGCGGCGGCGTCGTGCTGCGCGAAGACCGCCCGGAGCCGGGAGACGTGCCCCTGCAGCACGGTGCGCGCGTGCCGCGGCGGCTCCTCGTCCCACAGCGCCTCAGTGAGTCGCTCGACACCGACGGGCGTGTTCGGGTGGGCCAGCAGCATGGCCAGCAGGCTCCGGCGTTTGGCAGGACCGAGCGGGAGCGGACCTCCGTTCGCCGTCGTTACGGAGACCGGCCCCAACACGCGGAACTGCACAGACCCCACCCTTGTCGATCCGCACTGCTTCGTACCGTTCCGTTCGCGTAGTGATGGCCCCTGCCCGAGGATAAGTCGGATTGTTCCGGCGGCATGAGTACGACCTCGGCCAAAGACGGAAAGTCCGTTCCACTCTCGAACGCGCAGGTGGTCGATACGGCGCAGGCGGAGCTTTAGCAGGCCGTTAGGGCATCGTTTGCGGCCGGTGGAAGTGTTCGGTGCGTCAAGTCGTTCCGTCGTCGTCCCGATTGGGGAGCACCCACATGACCTTGGCCATCCTCCGCCGCTCCGCCCTCGCGGTCACCACCCTCGCGCTCTCCGGAGCCGCGCTCGCCGGTGTCGCCGCCGCCCCGGCGCAGGCGGCGGCGCCCGCCGCCGCGGCCGGCTTCTGCCACGTGTCCGGGCTCGGTGGTGACTACATCTGTGAGTACGGCGAGGCCTGGATGACGTACCCGGCCGGAAACCGTCAGGTGTTCATCGTCGGCACCGACTTCGCGGTGTGGACCCGCTGGCAGTACGCCGGGGGCTCGTGGAGCGACTGGACCTCCATGGGCGGGACCGTGCGCAGCGGGGTCCGGATCGAAGGCAACAACACCTGGAACCCGACCATCTCGATCGTCGGCATGGACGGTGAGCGCTGGTCCCGGCACCGCCTGAACAGCGGCAGCTGGACCCCCTGGCAGAACTGACCGCACACCCCCGGCGGGCCGCCACCCGCCCATCCCAGGGAGAGAGCGGTACGCCCGTGACGGGGGTGTCC encodes:
- a CDS encoding AfsR/SARP family transcriptional regulator; the encoded protein is MLLAHPNTPVGVERLTEALWDEEPPRHARTVLQGHVSRLRAVFAQHDAAAHGVELLTQGAAYRLRLPETLVDAHRFEESLRLVRRSADPGETVAVLREALGLWQGPAFDGTVHSAPLEARAHALEELRLTAVEALASAYGQLGDHGAAASVLRAEAAAHPLREPLVAQLMLALARAGRQADALDWFHRTRKLLADEIGVDPAPVLTGAYNTLLRTDAHARAHPEAHADADAHTHAHAHADADHGTARPPAARSHEAAAGPAVTPQLLPRRPRGFIARQDELDTLDRITTAAPGPIVTLTGSAGVGKTALAVHWSHRRRADFPDGTLFADLCGFSPTPARDTRAVLREFLLALGVPVERMPGSPAALGARYRELTAGRRLLVVLDNAVDSEQIRPLLPGGDECVTLVTSRDRLDGLVATDAARPVTVGTLPAADSTALLAAVLGPEAVAAEPEAAARLAGLCDGLPLALRVAAARLATRPHRGLASFAGELADEQHRLDLLKAEDTGVAAALGLSLRHLPEPARWLFHHLGPHTGATLDTCTAAALADCPPPRAALALDQLAAAQLVVETGPQSYVLHDLVRLFARSLAPDHEPAGLLRLLDHWVQTLLGACAAAEPGGEPCCALPPGAGRTAEIRRFADRTAALAWYSAERGTLRATVEAAVAAGLHDRAWRLVLLQWPLIVWQVRDGWVPLLEQGLASAELDGDPAAQSRASALLGWVLSEEGRPEEALTRLERAPDLAVRAGDFAGEAVARINLAVALMRYGDRERPGGLLADALALAEREGLTETATLAHQHLAQHLLSVGAAAEAAEHAARGLALAAPLLAAPRRVVLRTLHGEALAAVGRTGEAVRQLHEAIREARADAYEEGEVAARVALDGLAEPEPQRGPGPEWSTGARGRSSLGGSRSGPRGGSPRS